One region of Bactrocera neohumeralis isolate Rockhampton chromosome 5, APGP_CSIRO_Bneo_wtdbg2-racon-allhic-juicebox.fasta_v2, whole genome shotgun sequence genomic DNA includes:
- the LOC126757911 gene encoding BTB/POZ domain-containing protein 9, with protein MSSQSQYKLLSLTKTRSDDVKLTERFSEQMAQLCMNDDYSDVTFIVENQRLPAHRVILAARSEYFRALLFGGLCESRQSEIEMQIPVEAFKALLKYIYSGHMPLAQMDEDNILDTLGLANQYGFSELEHAISQYLRQYLALNNVCAILDAARLYNLDKLTEVCLTFMDRNAALILQHESFKALSMESLKEILRRDSFFAPEVDIFLAVWEWCKNHTNINIDSVVSFVRLPLMKLEDLLQTVRPSGILDADKLLDAIQEQTTSKYLPYRAALWPEENVATAKFHSRTILGECRAALLDGDFISYDMEKGYTRHCIGDNIEGGITVELGTICIINHIKLLLWDRDNRSYSYYIEVSANSTNWDRVIDYSQYYCRSWQFLYFSARPVRYIKLVGTHNTVNKVFHVVGLEAMYTASLPKVINGIVAPTANVARTDVSAIVVDGVSRTRNALLNGDYVNYDWDSGYTCHQLGSGEIVVRLGQPYIIGSMRLLLWDCDDRTYSFYIETSVNQKDWHMIVDKRNEQVRSWQNFSFTPRPIVFIRIVGTRNTANEIFHCVHLECPSQDPNFLQLEKEKEQELRANSKITDGAAAGDDSNDVTAGASNAASNGGVDGVCSNQPSNNEPLPDDVLIGLDNISVDGN; from the exons ATGAGCAGCCAGAGTCAATATAAATTGCTATCTTTGACAAAGACACGGAGCGACGATGTAAAATTAACAG AACGTTTCTCGGAGCAGATGGCGCAACTTTGTATGAACGACGACTACTCTGATGTGACTTTTATAGTAGAAAATCAACGTTTACCAGCTCATCGAGTCATTTTGGCAGCACGTAGTGAATATTTTCGTGCGTTACTATTTGGCGGACTTTGTGAGTCCAGACAGAGCgaaattgaaatgcaaattcCCGTTGAAGCCTTCAAGGCTttgctaaaatatatttactctGGCCATATGCCACTCGCACAGATGGATGAAGACAATATACTGGACACATTAGGTTTGGCTAATCAATATGGTTTCAGCGAATTGGAGCATGCCATTTCACAATATCTGCGACAATATTTGGCGCTTAATAATGTTTGTGCAATTTTGGACGCAGCGCGTTTGTACAATTTAGATAAGTTGACTGAGGTGTGTTTAACGTTCATGGATCGCAATGCCGCACTAATATTGCAACATGAATCCTTCAAAGCGCTATCAATG GAATCACTAAAAGAGATATTACGCCGAGATTCGTTTTTTGCCCCAGAAGTGGACATATTTTTGGCCGTTTGGGAATGGTGTAAAAACCACACAAATATCAATATTGAC TCTGTAGTTTCGTTCGTCCGCTTGCCGCTAATGAAACTTGAAGATTTGTTGCAAACCGTGCGTCCATCTGGCATTTTGGATGCCGACAAATTATTAGACGCTATACAAGAGCaaacaacttcaaaatatttaccatatCGTGCCGCTCTGTGGCCTGAAGAAAATGTAGCAACAGCGAAGTTTCACTCCAGAACCATACTGGGTGAATGCCGTGCGGCTTTGTTGGACGGTGATTTCATTTCATATGATATGGAAAAAGGTTACACACGCCATTGCATTGGTGACAATATTGAAGGTGGCATTACTGTCGAATTGGGCACAATATGCATAATCAATCATATCAAGCTGCTGCTTTGGGATCGGGACAATCGCTCGTATTCATATTACATAGAAGTGTCGGCAAACTCTACCAATTGGGATCGCGTCATAGATTACTCACAGTATTATTGTCGGTCATggcaatttttgtatttttccgcACGTCCGGTACGCTACATCAAACTCGTGGGCACACACAATACCGTCAATAAA GTATTCCATGTAGTTGGACTCGAAGCCATGTATACTGCGTCCTTACCAAAAGTAATTAATGGCATTGTGGCGCCCACTGCAAATGTTGCACGTACTGATGTGAGTGCTATTGTTGTGGATGGTGTGAGCCGTACGCGTAATGCGCTCTTGAATGGTGATTATGTGAACTACGACTGGGATTCCGGTTATACATGCCATCAGCTGGGCAGTGGCGAGATtgtggttaggttag GGCAGCCTTACATTATTGGCTCAATGCGCCTCTTGCTATGGGATTGTGACGATCGCACGTATAGTTTTTACATTGAAACTTCAGTGAATCAAAAAGATTGGCACATGATCGTCGATAAGCGTAATGAACAAGTGCGTTCCTGGCAAAATTTCTCATTCACACCGCGTCCCATCGTATTTATACGTATTGTGGGCACACGCAACACCGCAAATGAG ATTTTTCACTGCGTGCACTTGGAGTGTCCCTCACAGGACCCGAACTTTTTGCAATTGGAAAAGGAGAAGGAACAGGAACTGCGTGCTAATAGCAAAATCACAGACGGTGCAGCGGCAGGCGATGACAGCAATGATGTCACAGCTGGTGCGAGTAATGCAGCAAGCAATGGTGGTGTTGATGGCGTGTGCTCAAACCAGCCAAGCAACAATGAACCCTTACCAGATGATGTACTTATTGGGCTGGACAATATTTCGGTGGATGGTAATTAG